The Arachis hypogaea cultivar Tifrunner chromosome 19, arahy.Tifrunner.gnm2.J5K5, whole genome shotgun sequence genome has a window encoding:
- the LOC112779512 gene encoding serine decarboxylase 1, whose translation MENSVGESSTTAAVTSIYHALPLPTTRLVSSNDTSNNNNNNNTLNKMSLVINGDSHTQAHLSQVITHYLASLQPHKQRFLGYPTNEEFNYEALAPLLHLHLNNAGDPFHGSSFTLNSTSFEVSVLDWFANLWDIEKNEYWGYVTTGGTEGNLHGLLLGREQFPDGILYASQDSHYSVFKIARMYRMQCIKVASLISGEIDCHDLKALLLANKHKPAIINLNIGTTMKGAVDDIDLVIKTLHETGFSRDRFYIHCDGALFGIMLPFLKEAASKISFKKAIGSITISGHKFLGCPIPCGVVITRLEHMKALSRDVVEVIASRDATVTGSRSGHAPIFLWYSLQKKGIIGIKKEVERCIMNARYLRDQLGSAGIGAMLNEFSCTVVFERPLDDEFVSRWSLACNGNIAHVVVMQHVTLPMLDSFVSEFLQNRVIWFRDGLRKPQCIASDVGAMHCTCALHNSIQLLDI comes from the exons ATGGAGAATTCCGTGGGGGAGAGTAGCACCACCGCGGCCGTGACTTCCATATATCATGCCTTGCCATTGCCAACAACAAGGCTTGTCAGTAGTAACGACACcagcaacaataataataataataatacattaaaCAAAATGAGTCTTGTTATCAATGGCGACAGCCACACACAAGCTCATTTGAGTCAAGTAATTACCCACTACTTGGCCTCATTGCAACCCCACAAGCAAcgctttcttg GGTACCCGACGAATGAGGAATTCAACTACGAGGCTCTGGCTCCGTTGCTTCATCTTCATCTTAACAATGCAGGGGATCCGTTTCATGGAAGCAGCTTCACTCTGAATTCAACAAGTTTCGAGGTGAGTGTGCTTGATTGGTTCGCTAACTTGTGGGACATAGAGAAGAATGAATATTGGGGATATGTCACCACTGGTGGTACTGAAGGCAATCTCCACGGCCTCTTACTTGG GAGAGAACAATTTCCGGATGGGATTCTTTATGCCTCACAAGATTCCCATTATTCTGTATTTAAGATAGCAAGAATGTACAGAATGCAATGTATCAAGGTTGCAAGTTTGATTTCCGGTGAGATTGATTGCCATGATCTCAAGGCTTTGCTACTTGCTAACAAACACAAACCCGCCATTATCAATCTTAATATAG GGACAACAATGAAAGGAGCTGTTGATGACATTGATCTTGTAATAAAAACACTTCACGAAACTGGTTTCAGTCGTGATCGATTCTATATTCACTGTGATGGAGCTCTATTTGGGATCATGCTCCCTTTTCTCAAAGAAGCA GCATCAAAGATAAGTTTcaagaaagcaattggaagcATAACGATATCTGGGCACAAGTTCCTAGGATGCCCAATTCCATGTGGAGTTGTAATAACACGTTTGGAACACATGAAGGCGCTATCAAGAGACGTGGTTGAAGTGATTGCATCAAGGGATGCCACAGTCACAGGAAGCCGTAGCGGGCATGCTCCGATCTTCCTTTGGTACAGTCTGCAGAAGAAGGGTATAATTGGAATTAAGAAGGAAGTTGAAAGGTGCATAATGAATGCACGTTACTTAAGGGACCAACTTGGCAGTGCTGGAATTGGTGCAATGCTGAACGAGTTCAGTTGTACGGTTGTGTTTGAGAGGCCTCTGGATGATGAATTTGTGAGTAGGTGGAGTTTGGCTTGCAATGGAAACATCGCGCATGTTGTTGTCATGCAACATGTTACTCTTCCAATGTTGGATTCTTTTGTGTCTGAGTTTCTGCAAAACAGAGTCATTTGGTTCCGTGATGGACTCAGAAAGCCTCAATGCATTGCTAGTGATGTTGGTGCCATGCATTGTACATGTGCATTgcacaattcaattcaattattgGACATATAG